In the genome of Phocoena sinus isolate mPhoSin1 chromosome 15, mPhoSin1.pri, whole genome shotgun sequence, the window AGTCCAGGTGGGTCTCTCGTGCCCCCACTATTCTCAGAATCTCCTGAGGCAGCTGCAGGGGCTTCATGCTCTCATCCCATCCAGGATGctcaccccccaccccgtgaAAAAAGCCCTCTGTAAAAGTTGAGTACAGTCTGGGCCAGACACCCAGAAGGCTGGGTGGCCAGGACGGACATTGGCGGCAGCCACTCAGCAGCCCTGGCCACCCCCTGACTTACCCCTCAACCACACCATGGCGTAAGGAGGGGCCCCAACTTGGACTGCTGCTTGAAACCTCTCGTGAGCGTGCACGGAAAGACAATGAAAGACAGGGGTGCGAGGGGTGTGCTGAGGGGGAGAGCAGAGCACAGCCTGCACAGGCTGCATGCTTCACATGCACCGTTTCAGTGCTGATAACAGCCCCGCTGCTGGCGGGTGTTAGTAACCTCAtcttccagaagctggaagacTGCAAGGTGGCCTGCCCAGAGCCACACAGGTGGTAGGGGGGCTGGAATCCAGACTTGTGTGTATCACAAACCCGCTGATACTTCCTTCCCAGGCTGGTTCTGGTCCTGGGAAGGTTCCTATCAGTTATTCACCTCGCAGCCACCCAGCCCATGCTTATGGGCCCTTCAATAATCTCTCTTTGTCTACGAGAGCTACCTGAGGATCCGGAGCTGGTCTGCCCCAGGTGgggatggctggatggatggatggggagagggtgggaactCCGGAAGGAGTGGCTGGGAATAAGAAAATGCTCCCAGAGAACTTTGTCGCTCTTCCCTGCTCCCCAACTCTGGGCCACTTCACATCCTCCTGGCAGGGACCCAGCCTTTCCCCTTCAACACAGGTGGCACTGCCCCACCCAGTAAAGGGGTGCAAGGTCCTTGGGAGTGCTTGGCAACTATCaaagacagagaaggaggaaggggggccAGAAAGGGAGCAGCCTTTTCCTTCGAGTTTGAGAAAGGGGAAACAGGCACTGAAAGCATGTGCGCTAGACTGACCTGGATTGGTCCTAGGCCCAGGTATCCTACCTTCCAGATAAGAAACTGCCCTTTACCCAGTGACCCATAGGTCACTGCTGCCCCCTATCGGTCACTCCAGGAAGAGGCTCAGTTCAGGATGTCGGGCACTGCGCTGGGCACTAAATGGGACCTAGTAGatgtgggaaagggaggggggtgCTTGGGTGCGGTGTCTGTAATACCCAGCAGAGCACGgcggttctcaaccaggggtgatttttTGACGATGTCTAAACATTTTGATTGTCCTGTTTGGGGGGATTGCTACTGGTgtctagtgggcagaggccaaggatgctgcgaaacatcctacaatgcagagAATGCCCCCCAGAACAAAGCATTGTCTGGCCAAGTGTCAGTGGCGCAAGGAGAAGCCCTGTAATGGAGGTAGAGGCGAAGTGCGCCTGCGCAGGCGGGAGGGTCAGGCGGTGCTGAGCCTCGTTGGCACTGAGGTGAGCTCCTGGGATGGAGGGGCGTGTGACCCCTTGGCCTGACCCCTTAGTCTGGATGGGGCCTGAAGGACAGGGAGAGGACTTGAGGGCTTTTAGGGGCTGAGGCCTGAGCAGGTTGTATAAGGGGCTGCCTGTCGTAGCCAGGAGAGCAGATGGAGGGGAAGGGGCCGGCTCCGGGACCCATGGCTGTGTCCCACCTCCCCAGGGTACATCCAGGCCTGCCGGGCGCTCATGATCACCGCCATCGTCCTGGGCTTCCTGGGCCTCTTCCTAGGCATGGTGGGGCTGCGCTGCACGAACATTGGGGGTCTGGAGCCCTCCAGGAAAACCAAGCTGGCGGCCACCGCAGGGGCCCTAAACATACTGGCTGGTAATTGGGGGCAAGTGATGGGGGGACACTGTGccgtggtgggggtggggtggcccGTGGCCCAGACTGCAGGGTTGCCTCACCTTCCCCTTTGCATTGACACCTGCCCTCTCTCCCAGCTCACCCCACTCTCACCCATACTCACCAGATCCCTTGGTTACAAATCAGTCTATCAGCAATGTTTCTTGAGCCCGCACTAGGAGCCAGGCAGTGGGAGGGACTCCAAAGGTGAGAGTTTCTGCCCTCCAGAGCTTACAGCCTAGATGGGAAGACCAGAGTTAGGACATGCCTGTgagcacgcacgcgcacacacacacacacacacacacacacacacacacacacacacgctgtaCACAATAACAGTACCATGTGACTCACCATCCCTTTTCAATTTGCAAAACATTTCCGCACACATCACCTCACAACAAGCCTGTGAGGCAGGGCAGGTCTTGTCCTGTTCTCCAGATgtggaaacaggctcagaaaggcCAGGTGGCTTGCTGGAAGACAAGCCCCAGGGGGCGGCCAGGCTGGACCTCTAGTCCGGGGGCCTGGCTGGCTTCAGGCCTTCATGCACCGAGCGGTGAACACCTGGCACAGCGCTGAGGGCTCTAGGAGGCCAAGGAAAGGGGGgtcagggcaggcagggctgatGGGGAAGACTGCTTGGGCTTTTGAGGATGGGGAGGACTTGGATGAGCAGATTCCCAGCGAGGAAACTGTGGTCCAGGCGCTAGAGGTAGGAATGCCAGGGCAGGTCGGGGATAAACAGGGGGAAGAGGGGCTGAGAAGCAGAGTGGAGACCACAGGAGAGGTGGGCTGCGGTAGGATCCTGGGGGCTGGATCGAGCAGCCTGCAGTTGACGTAGGAAACATAGGAAACAGAAGAGTCATGAGCTGGAGAGGGGAAACGAAAGGGATCCAGTGAAACTTGCTCTTGGACTTGAGGCCCACGTCCTGCTCTCCGGGCCGCCCTTCCTCCGCAGGGCCTAGTGCggttctcctctccctcccccaggtgtCTGTGGGATTGTGAACATCTCCTGGTACGCCTTCAACATCACCCGGGACTTCTTCGACCCCTTGTACCCCGGAACCAAGTGAGTGTGGGAGCCCCACTCACGGGGGTAGTGGGTGGGCCTCTGCCCCACCCTGAGCTAGCACCACCTTCTCATCGTCCTTGTCCCCAGGTACGAGCTGGGCCCCGCCCTCTACCTGGGCTGGAGCGCCTCCCTGCTCGCCATCCTGGGTGGCATCTGCCTCTTCTCCAACTGCTGCGGCTCTCGGAACCAGGACCACGGCGCCAGGTAAGGGAGGGCGTGCCGCgaggggcggggcgcggggcgaGGGCTGCATCTCCCTCTGACCCGGGTTCTCTCCCCTGCCAGCATCCGGCTTCCGTACAAGGCCCCGGCAATGCCCGCCAAAAGCCTCGCTGCCCGCCTGCCCACCTCGGCCTCGGATGAAGAAGGCGACAGCAGCTTTGGCAAGTACGGGAAAAACGCTTACGTTTAGGTGGCCTGGCCTGTGGACCCCATTCCCTTCCCACTGCCCCCAGTGGAGAGGGGTCCCTGTAAACCCGGGGCTGCAGGCGCAGGCCCCTGCTCGCGGTAACAAGCTCAGGGCCAAGCCACGCTTCAGGCTCCGCCCCGTGCCCGGAAGCCGCGCCCAGCTCTGACCTCAGGCCCCGCCTTCCCTGTCGGAGCTCCGCCCTGGTCACGCCTCTTTCGTCTGGCCCCCTGGATCCTCTCAGGCCAAGAACAAGCTTCCTGAGAACTCACCTCTGGCCCCTGAGGCT includes:
- the CLDN15 gene encoding LOW QUALITY PROTEIN: claudin-15 (The sequence of the model RefSeq protein was modified relative to this genomic sequence to represent the inferred CDS: inserted 1 base in 1 codon; deleted 2 bases in 2 codons) gives rise to the protein MSVVVEIFGFFIAALGLLMLGVTLQHSTWRVSTVHGNVITTSTIFENLWYSCATDSXGVYNCWEFPSMLALSGYIQACRALMITAIVLGFLGLFLGMVGLRCTNIGGLEPSRKTKLAATAGALNILAGVCGIVNISWYAFNITRDFFDPLYPGTKYELGPALYLGWSASLLAILGGICLFSNCCGSRNQDHGASIRLPYKAPAMPAKSLAARLPTSASDEEGDSSFGKYGKNAYV